A segment of the Methanomassiliicoccaceae archaeon DOK genome:
GGTCTACGGACCCAGGGAGTGCCACCCCAGGCACCTGCAGAACCCTCAGAAGGCGATCGTGCAGTGCAAGTACAACATGCAGGCGTTCTCCGTCAGCGACAGGAAGAGGCCCGGACCCGACAGGAGGTCCATCGAGATCTCCAAGATCATCTCCGAGGCCCTCGAGAAGGTCGTCCTCACGGAGCTCTACCCCCGCGCGTCCATCGACGTGTACATCGAGATCCTCCAGGCCAACGCCGGGACAAGGTGCGCCGGTCTGACCGCCGCATCCGTCGCTCTCGCCGACGCGGGCATCCCCATGAGGGACATCGTCCCCGCCATCGCCGCCGGCAAAGCCGACGGCCACGTCCTGCTGGACCTCAACAAGGAGGAGGACAACTACGGACAGGCGGACGTGCCCATCGCCATCATCCCCTCCACGGACGAGATCGTCCTGCTCCAGATGGACGGGAACATGACCCGCGAGGAGTTCGATCACGCGATCGAGCTCGCCGTCAACGCCTGCCACGAGGTCCACGACCTCCAGGTCGACGCCCTCAAGAGGCGCTACTCCAAACCCGCACAGGAGGGATCCGAATGAGCAACGAGATGATGTCCGAGATCAAGCGCGATCACATCATGAACCTGCTGGCCGAGGGCAAGAGGCAGGACGGACGCGGAGTCACCGACATCAGGAAGATCCAGGTCGAGACGAACTGCATCGAGAGCGCCGACGGATCCGCCAGGGTCAAGCTCGGCAGGACCGAGGTCATCGCGGGAGTCAAGATCATCCCCGGAACGCCCTTCGGAGACACCCCCAACATCGGTGTCCTGACCACCGGCGCCGAGCTGATCCCCATGGCCCACCCCACCTTCGAGTCCGGTCCACCCGGAGAGGACGCCATCGAGCTGGCGAGGGTCGTCGACCGCGGAATCCGCGAGTCCGGCATGGTTGACGTCGAGAAGCTGTGCATCGTTCCCGGCGAGGAGGTCTGGATGTGCTTCGTGGACATCTACGCCCTCGACTACGACGGCAACCTGTTCGACGCCGCCAACCTCGCCGCCGTATGCGCGCTGAAGTCCGCGATCATCCCCGGAGAGCAGTACGGCAAGGGCGAGAACACACCCCTGCCCATCACGTGCACCCCCATATCGGTAACAGAGGTCAAAGTCGGAAACACTTTAATAGTAGACCCCGACTACGACGAAGAGCAGATTTCATCCGCACGTCTGACTGTCACAACTGACGACGTCGGCAACTTCAGGGCAATGCAGAAGGGAGGCTGCGGTTCCATCACACTCGACGAACTGAGCCTCTGCCTGGACAGGGCCGTGGAGATCGGTGCGGAGATCAGAAAAATCATCGGGTGATTTCCAATGGCAAAGAGAACAGAGAAGGCAGGC
Coding sequences within it:
- a CDS encoding exosome complex exonuclease Rrp41; protein product: MSGHTDMVLVDENGMRIDGRTEEQHRPIKIEAGVLNNADGSAYVEIGKNKVLAAVYGPRECHPRHLQNPQKAIVQCKYNMQAFSVSDRKRPGPDRRSIEISKIISEALEKVVLTELYPRASIDVYIEILQANAGTRCAGLTAASVALADAGIPMRDIVPAIAAGKADGHVLLDLNKEEDNYGQADVPIAIIPSTDEIVLLQMDGNMTREEFDHAIELAVNACHEVHDLQVDALKRRYSKPAQEGSE
- a CDS encoding exosome complex protein Rrp42, with translation MMSEIKRDHIMNLLAEGKRQDGRGVTDIRKIQVETNCIESADGSARVKLGRTEVIAGVKIIPGTPFGDTPNIGVLTTGAELIPMAHPTFESGPPGEDAIELARVVDRGIRESGMVDVEKLCIVPGEEVWMCFVDIYALDYDGNLFDAANLAAVCALKSAIIPGEQYGKGENTPLPITCTPISVTEVKVGNTLIVDPDYDEEQISSARLTVTTDDVGNFRAMQKGGCGSITLDELSLCLDRAVEIGAEIRKIIG